The following are from one region of the Natronosporangium hydrolyticum genome:
- a CDS encoding 2-hydroxyacid dehydrogenase, which produces MRVWVPYEDLVEQLPEPLRVDVYDGTGEPPPTADEVSLYVAPYTFEQGPLELIGQLPKLRVVQTLTAGYEHVLPYLPEGVALCNAGRLHDASTAELAVTLMLASLRGVPDFVRGQDAGQWRHERRRSLADRTVLIVGYGGIGSAVERRLDGFEVQVTRVARRERKGVAEFSALPELLPQADVVVICVPLTEQTRGIVDAEFLRLMPDGALLVNVARGGVVDTDALVAEVGAGRLTAALDVTDPEPLPAGHPLWTAPGVLLSPHVGGNSTAFEPRARELIRGQLERYARGERLLHKVVPAGVEPDLD; this is translated from the coding sequence ATGCGGGTGTGGGTGCCATACGAAGACCTGGTCGAGCAGCTGCCGGAGCCGCTGCGCGTGGACGTGTACGACGGGACGGGCGAGCCGCCGCCGACCGCGGACGAGGTGTCGCTCTACGTCGCCCCGTACACCTTCGAGCAGGGTCCGCTGGAGCTGATCGGGCAGCTGCCCAAGTTGCGGGTGGTGCAGACCCTCACCGCCGGGTACGAGCACGTCCTGCCGTACCTGCCGGAGGGGGTGGCGCTGTGCAACGCGGGCCGGCTGCACGACGCCAGCACCGCGGAGCTGGCGGTGACGCTGATGCTGGCGTCGCTGCGGGGGGTGCCGGATTTCGTACGCGGGCAGGACGCCGGCCAGTGGCGGCACGAGCGGCGGCGGTCGTTGGCGGATCGGACCGTGCTCATCGTCGGGTACGGCGGCATCGGCTCGGCGGTGGAGCGGCGGCTCGACGGGTTCGAGGTGCAGGTGACCCGGGTGGCGCGGCGGGAGCGTAAGGGAGTGGCCGAGTTCTCGGCGTTGCCGGAGCTGCTGCCGCAGGCCGATGTCGTGGTGATCTGTGTGCCGTTGACCGAGCAGACCCGGGGCATAGTCGACGCTGAGTTTCTGCGGCTGATGCCGGATGGTGCGCTGCTGGTGAATGTGGCTCGGGGCGGGGTGGTCGACACCGACGCGCTGGTGGCTGAGGTCGGCGCCGGCCGACTGACGGCGGCGCTCGACGTCACCGACCCGGAGCCGCTACCGGCCGGTCATCCGCTGTGGACCGCTCCTGGGGTGCTGCTCAGCCCGCACGTCGGCGGCAACTCGACGGCGTTCGAGCCGCGCGCGCGGGAGCTGATCCGGGGCCAGTTGGAGCGGTACGCCCGCGGCGAGCGGCTCTTGCACAAGGTGGTGCCCGCCGGCGTTGAGCCGGATCTGGACTGA